From Candidatus Neomarinimicrobiota bacterium, the proteins below share one genomic window:
- a CDS encoding motility protein A has protein sequence MDIATLFGLLIGLGLIAFGMMDESFSIPHTFLNWNAMAVVLGGTLAATMINYPFRQFLGLLKVTGKAFASHQQESLKTIHQLVNYSRLIREKGLLSLEDQLPEMKNRFMQTGIEMALIEKDSEKLERFLRSELTNMVIRHRNGQEMFYNMGSYAPAFGLLGTVMGLILMMTQQSRVTGVMTFAQDTQVMMTSLLSGMGRALVTTFYGVLLANLVFIPIGGKLKTRSDEEVFINEIILTGILSLHAREHPLIMEEKLLTFIPKAEKDALKHQNG, from the coding sequence ATGGATATTGCAACACTTTTCGGTTTACTTATCGGACTTGGACTTATTGCCTTCGGCATGATGGATGAATCATTCAGCATTCCCCACACCTTTCTGAATTGGAATGCCATGGCAGTTGTGCTGGGTGGCACCCTGGCTGCCACAATGATCAATTATCCCTTCAGACAATTTCTTGGCCTGTTGAAAGTGACGGGCAAAGCGTTTGCCAGTCACCAGCAGGAAAGCCTGAAAACGATTCATCAGCTCGTGAATTACAGCCGGTTGATACGAGAAAAGGGACTGCTTTCCCTGGAAGACCAGCTGCCGGAGATGAAGAATCGTTTTATGCAAACAGGTATTGAAATGGCCTTGATCGAAAAAGACAGTGAAAAACTGGAGCGTTTTTTAAGAAGCGAACTGACGAATATGGTTATCCGGCACCGGAATGGCCAGGAGATGTTTTACAATATGGGGTCCTATGCCCCTGCTTTCGGACTGTTGGGAACTGTGATGGGACTTATCCTGATGATGACTCAACAGAGCCGGGTTACCGGTGTAATGACCTTTGCCCAGGATACACAGGTGATGATGACATCCCTCCTGAGTGGTATGGGAAGGGCCTTGGTCACCACATTTTATGGAGTTCTTCTGGCGAATCTTGTCTTTATCCCGATCGGCGGAAAACTGAAAACCCGATCCGATGAAGAAGTTTTTATCAACGAAATCATATTGACAGGCATCTTAAGCCTCCATGCCCGGGAACATCCCCTGATTATGGAAGAGAAACTGTTGACCTTTATTCCCAAAGCGGAAAAGGATGCGCTGAAACATCAAAACGGATGA